In Hydra vulgaris chromosome 06, alternate assembly HydraT2T_AEP, a genomic segment contains:
- the LOC100211235 gene encoding coatomer subunit zeta-1 isoform X2: protein MDDRILEASLYTIKAVAILDNDGERIVSRYYDDTFATVKEQREFEKNLFQKTSRQNAEIIMLDGLTVVYRSNVDLYFYVMGSQYENELILVSVLNAFFDAVSTMLRKNVEKRFLMDHLDVVLLAIDELVDGGVILEADSNNIVQRVAVKTDADVPLTEQTVAQVLQSAKEQLKWSLLK from the exons atgGATGATCGAATTTTA gaaGCTTCATTGTATACAATTAAAGCTGTTGCAATTCTTGATAATGATGGTGAAAGAATTGTATCACGC tacTATGATGATACATTTGCAACTGTTAAGGAACAAAgagagtttgaaaaaaatttgtttcaaaaaacatcCAGACAAAATG CTGAAATAATAATGTTGGATGGATTGACAGTAGTCTACAGAAGTAATGTTGATTTATACTTTTATGTCATGGGGTCCCAATATGAAAATGAg ttaattttggTAAGTGTCTTGAATGCTTTCTTTGATGCAGTCAGCACTATGCTTcgcaaaaatgttgaaaagcgGTTTTTAATGGATCATCTGGATGTAGTACTCTTAGCAATAGACGAGTTAGTTGACGGAGG GGTAATATTAGAAGCTGATTCCAACAACATTGTCCAGAGAGTTGCTGTtaag ACTGATGCAGACGTTCCATTAACAGAGCAAACTGTTGCGCag gttttaCAGTCGGCCAAAGAACAGTTAAAATGGtcacttttaaaatga